A region of the bacterium genome:
CGGCCACGGCGCGGAAGGCCCGGCCCTGCGGACTCTCGCCGTCGAGGGCGCTAGGCAGGCCGCGGTCGCCGCGCTCGCGGATGGTCGAGGCCAGCGGCAGCTCGCCCAGGAAGGGCAGGCCGATCGCCTCGGCCGCGCGCTTGGCGCCGCCGCTCCCGAAGACGTCGTCGCGCTCGCCGCAGTGCGGACACGTGTAGTAGCTCATGTTCTCGACGATGCCGAGCACGGGCGTCTTCAGCATCTCGAACAGGGTGATGGCCTTCTGCGCCACCTGGAGCGCCACGTCCTGCGGCGTCGAGACGATCACCGCGCCCGTGAGGGCGAGCTTCTGGCAAAGGCTGAGCTGCACGTCGCCGGTGCCGGGCGGCAGGTCCACGATCAGGTAGTCGAGCTCGCCCCAGGCCACATTGCCGAGGAACTCGTCGAGGGCCTTGGCCAGCATCGGCCCGCGCCAGACCACGGCCTGCTTCTCCTCGATGAAGAAGCCCATCGAGATCACCTTCACGCCATGCTTCAGCACGGGCACGATGTGCCCGCTGACCACCTGCGGCGTCTCGGTGATGCCGAGGATGGCCGGCACGCTGGGCCCGTAGATGTCCGCGTCCATCAGCCCCACGCGCGCGCCCTGCGCGGCGAGGGCGACGGCCAGGTTCACGGCGACGGTGCTCTTGCCCACGCCGCCCTTGCCGCTCGCGACGGGCACGATGTGCTTCACCCCGGGCACGCGCCCGGCCGCGAGCCCCGCGCCGCCGGCCACCTGCGGCCCGCGCACCTGCGCGGTCATCGTGATGTCCACCTCTTCGACGCCGGGGACCTCCATCACAGCGTTTGTGGCTGCATTCCGCATCAGGTCCTTCACCGGGCAGGCCGGCGTGGTGAGCTCGATCGAGAAGGCCACGCGCCCGCCGTCGATCTCGAGGTCCTTGATGAAGCCGAGGCTGACGATGTCCTGCCGAAGGTCGGGGTCCTCGATATGGCGCAGCGCGGCGAGGACGGCGTCCTGGGTGACCTTGCTCTTGCTCACGGGCTTCTCCTCTCCGAGTGGTCGAGATCATCGGCCAAAGCGGCCAGCAAACTCAAGGTCCCGCGCGGCAGGCGCGCCATGGCGGGCGCGAGACGGTCGAGCGCGGCGCGGGCGGCGGCGCGGTAGCGCGCCGCGTGCTCGGGCGCCGCGGCCGCGAGGCGCAGCAGCACCTGCGCAGCCGTGCCGTTGCCCGAGGGCAGCGCGCCGTCGTGCGGGTCGAGGCGTCGCGCGAAGTGCAGGGGCTCGCCCGTGGCCGTGAAGTAGAAGCCGCCGGCGGGGTCGGCGAAGTCGGCGAGCAGGGCGTCGGCCAGCGCGCGGGCTTCTTCGAGCCAGCGCGCTTCGCCCGTGGCTGCATGCAATTCGACAAGGCCGAGGGCGAGGAAGGCGCAGTCG
Encoded here:
- a CDS encoding Mrp/NBP35 family ATP-binding protein encodes the protein MSKSKVTQDAVLAALRHIEDPDLRQDIVSLGFIKDLEIDGGRVAFSIELTTPACPVKDLMRNAATNAVMEVPGVEEVDITMTAQVRGPQVAGGAGLAAGRVPGVKHIVPVASGKGGVGKSTVAVNLAVALAAQGARVGLMDADIYGPSVPAILGITETPQVVSGHIVPVLKHGVKVISMGFFIEEKQAVVWRGPMLAKALDEFLGNVAWGELDYLIVDLPPGTGDVQLSLCQKLALTGAVIVSTPQDVALQVAQKAITLFEMLKTPVLGIVENMSYYTCPHCGERDDVFGSGGAKRAAEAIGLPFLGELPLASTIRERGDRGLPSALDGESPQGRAFRAVA